One window of the Rufibacter radiotolerans genome contains the following:
- a CDS encoding M15 family metallopeptidase — translation MKPLLSALLSILVSMAAWAQTPVIPKNHYGLPVVTNTALYQQLVAQIPDHELVELASYVPGVVLDIKYATADNLVGEPVYTLATAYARKPVADALRKIQADLKPLGLGLKIFDGYRPYQVTVHFYEKIKDTVYVASPRNGSRHNRGCAMDVTLVRLKDGQELEMPTAYDATIPRAHANFKDVPRKVKKNRELLKKTMQRHGFTVYAEEWWHYDFNDWRKFPLMDIRFEDLKALKR, via the coding sequence ATGAAACCCCTGCTCAGCGCCTTGTTAAGTATTCTGGTATCCATGGCTGCCTGGGCGCAAACCCCGGTCATTCCTAAAAACCACTATGGCCTGCCGGTGGTCACCAACACGGCCTTGTACCAACAGCTGGTGGCCCAAATCCCAGACCATGAACTGGTGGAGCTGGCCTCTTACGTGCCGGGGGTGGTGCTGGACATAAAATACGCCACCGCTGATAACCTGGTAGGCGAACCGGTCTATACGCTGGCCACCGCCTATGCCCGCAAGCCCGTAGCTGATGCCCTGCGCAAGATCCAGGCCGACCTGAAACCGCTGGGCCTGGGACTCAAGATTTTTGACGGGTACCGACCGTACCAGGTCACGGTGCATTTCTATGAGAAGATCAAAGACACGGTGTACGTGGCCTCGCCGCGCAATGGCTCCCGCCACAACCGGGGCTGCGCCATGGATGTGACGCTGGTGCGCCTCAAAGACGGACAGGAACTGGAGATGCCCACCGCCTATGACGCCACCATCCCCAGGGCCCACGCCAATTTCAAAGACGTGCCCAGAAAAGTGAAAAAGAACCGGGAGCTCCTCAAGAAGACCATGCAGCGCCACGGCTTTACCGTGTACGCCGAAGAATGGTGGCACTATGACTTCAATGACTGGCGCAAGTTCCCGCTCATGGATATCAGGTTTGAAGACCTGAAAGCCCTTAAAAGATAA
- a CDS encoding M16 family metallopeptidase yields MHHNLKTVCLTALLGGMALSPLQPVNAQATQKPVAKAAAKPATNTPGQFNLPFEKYKLANGLEVVLHQDKSDPKVAVAIMYHVGSNREKPGRTGFAHFFEHMLFQNSENVGKGNFIKNVNQIGGSFNGGTFTDGTVYYETVPKDALERILWMESDRMGFFINTVSEWGLENEKQVVKNEKRQRVDNQPYGHTNYVILKNLYPASHPYNWEVIGSLEDLQNATLADVKEFYNQWYGASNATLVLTGDFETANAKAMIEKYFGELKSKPEVKKLAPMPAKLTASKSLFHVDNFANLPELTMVYPTVEQYHKDSYALSMLGSLLAEGKNSPFERVIVEERKLAPGASAGQSSQEIAGTFRVRVRTFDKKDLDDVQAAIFAAFDRFEKEGVNEKDLERLKIRQETALYNGISSLQNKAFQLAQYNEFAGDPGYARKDIAMTQAVTAQDIMNVYLKYIKGKPYVATSFVPKGQEELALKGAVKAEVVEEKVVAGAEGANTGKEPTSFAKTPSKIDRSKRPALSNNFKFTPPSIWTGQLKNGMKVYGIEQNELPLVNFSVQIKGGMQLDDPKKIGTAALLDAMLLEGTKNKTPQQLEEAIGQLGAYVNVNASTEDITLTGNTLSRNFPQVMKLVEEILLEPRWDEAEFGKAKEAALNRIKQNLANPNAIASLAFNKVLYGQGSRFAYPTSGTLETVQGITLQDLKDYYQKNFSPSIASFQVAGNIKQADVTKALVGLEQRWTPKKVTLPSVVSSPAKPAARLYFIDQPDAKQSVIYAGYLAVPAGSKDYMALQAINHKLGAGSASTLFSVLRLQKGYTYGAGSGFSRRPTAPGPFITSSSVRTNVTKESLQTIDGILKDYGTSYSEKDLATTKGAMFKETALSFETLGSLVNLLETISTYNLPLDYLKQNLTSLQSLSYAQAKSLISNYINPNKMVYVVVGDAKTQLSGLKDAGLGKPVVLQP; encoded by the coding sequence ATGCACCACAACCTAAAAACTGTTTGCCTTACCGCATTGCTGGGCGGAATGGCTCTTAGCCCGTTGCAGCCTGTAAACGCCCAGGCCACCCAGAAACCGGTAGCCAAAGCCGCTGCCAAGCCAGCCACCAACACGCCAGGTCAGTTCAACCTGCCATTTGAGAAGTATAAGCTGGCCAATGGCCTGGAGGTGGTGCTGCACCAGGACAAATCAGACCCCAAGGTGGCGGTGGCCATTATGTATCACGTGGGCTCTAACCGCGAGAAACCGGGCCGCACCGGCTTTGCGCACTTCTTTGAGCACATGCTGTTCCAGAACTCAGAGAACGTAGGCAAGGGCAACTTCATCAAGAACGTGAACCAGATTGGCGGCTCCTTTAACGGCGGTACGTTCACAGATGGTACCGTGTATTATGAGACCGTTCCTAAAGACGCCCTGGAGCGCATTCTCTGGATGGAGTCTGACCGCATGGGGTTCTTCATCAATACCGTAAGCGAGTGGGGCCTGGAGAACGAGAAGCAGGTGGTGAAGAATGAGAAGCGCCAGCGGGTAGACAACCAGCCCTACGGCCATACCAATTACGTGATCCTGAAAAACCTGTACCCCGCCAGCCACCCCTACAACTGGGAAGTGATAGGCTCTCTGGAGGACCTGCAGAACGCCACCCTGGCCGACGTGAAGGAGTTCTACAACCAATGGTACGGGGCCAGCAACGCCACCCTGGTACTTACCGGCGACTTTGAGACGGCCAATGCCAAAGCCATGATTGAGAAATACTTCGGGGAGCTTAAGTCCAAGCCCGAGGTGAAGAAACTGGCGCCCATGCCGGCGAAACTCACGGCCTCGAAGTCACTTTTCCACGTGGATAACTTTGCCAACCTGCCTGAGCTGACCATGGTCTACCCCACTGTGGAGCAGTACCACAAAGATTCCTACGCCCTCAGCATGCTGGGCAGCTTATTGGCTGAAGGAAAGAACTCTCCTTTTGAGCGCGTTATTGTAGAGGAACGCAAGCTGGCGCCTGGCGCTTCTGCCGGGCAGAGCTCCCAGGAGATTGCGGGCACGTTCAGGGTACGGGTGCGCACCTTTGACAAGAAAGACCTGGACGACGTGCAGGCTGCCATCTTCGCCGCCTTTGACCGCTTTGAGAAAGAAGGAGTAAACGAAAAGGACCTGGAAAGGCTGAAGATACGCCAGGAGACGGCCCTTTATAACGGCATCTCCAGCCTGCAGAACAAAGCCTTCCAGCTGGCGCAGTACAATGAGTTTGCCGGTGACCCGGGCTACGCCAGGAAAGACATTGCCATGACCCAGGCCGTTACCGCCCAGGACATCATGAACGTGTACCTAAAATACATCAAGGGGAAGCCCTACGTGGCCACCAGCTTTGTGCCCAAAGGGCAGGAAGAGCTGGCCCTGAAAGGTGCCGTCAAAGCCGAGGTGGTGGAAGAAAAAGTAGTGGCCGGGGCCGAAGGGGCCAATACCGGGAAAGAGCCTACCTCTTTTGCCAAAACCCCCTCTAAGATAGACCGCAGCAAACGCCCTGCCCTAAGCAACAACTTCAAGTTCACGCCCCCTTCCATCTGGACGGGCCAGCTCAAGAACGGCATGAAAGTGTACGGCATTGAGCAGAATGAACTGCCCCTGGTGAACTTTAGCGTACAGATAAAAGGCGGCATGCAGCTGGATGACCCCAAGAAGATAGGCACGGCCGCCTTGCTGGACGCCATGCTGCTGGAAGGCACCAAAAACAAGACGCCACAGCAACTGGAAGAAGCCATTGGGCAACTGGGCGCCTATGTCAATGTGAACGCCTCCACCGAGGACATTACCCTTACCGGCAATACGCTTTCCCGAAATTTCCCGCAGGTCATGAAACTGGTGGAGGAGATCCTGCTGGAACCCCGCTGGGATGAGGCCGAGTTCGGCAAGGCCAAAGAAGCCGCCCTGAACCGCATCAAGCAAAACCTGGCCAACCCTAATGCCATCGCCTCTCTGGCGTTCAACAAAGTGCTATATGGCCAGGGCAGCCGCTTTGCCTACCCTACCAGCGGCACCTTGGAAACCGTGCAGGGCATTACGCTGCAAGACCTCAAAGACTATTACCAGAAGAACTTCTCGCCTAGCATTGCCAGCTTCCAGGTGGCGGGCAACATCAAGCAGGCCGACGTGACCAAAGCGCTGGTCGGGTTGGAGCAAAGATGGACCCCTAAAAAGGTCACCTTGCCTTCTGTGGTCTCTTCTCCCGCCAAACCCGCTGCTCGCCTTTACTTCATTGATCAGCCAGACGCCAAGCAGTCAGTGATCTATGCCGGGTACCTGGCCGTGCCGGCGGGGTCTAAAGACTATATGGCGTTGCAGGCCATTAACCACAAGCTGGGGGCGGGTTCTGCCTCTACCCTGTTTAGTGTGCTCAGGCTGCAGAAAGGCTACACCTACGGGGCCGGGTCTGGCTTCTCCCGCAGGCCTACCGCGCCAGGTCCTTTCATCACGTCTTCCAGCGTGCGCACCAACGTCACCAAAGAGTCTCTGCAGACCATAGATGGCATCTTGAAAGATTACGGCACCAGCTACTCAGAGAAAGACCTGGCCACCACCAAAGGCGCCATGTTCAAAGAGACGGCCCTTAGCTTTGAGACCCTGGGCAGCCTGGTAAACCTGCTGGAAACCATCAGTACCTACAACCTGCCCCTGGACTACCTCAAGCAGAACCTCACCTCGCTCCAGAGCCTTAGTTACGCCCAGGCCAAGAGCCTCATCAGCAATTACATTAATCCCAATAAAATGGTGTATGTAGTGGTAGGCGATGCCAAAACCCAGCTAAGCGGTCTTAAAGACGCAGGCCTGGGTAAACCGGTGGTGCTGCAGCCCTAA
- a CDS encoding thioredoxin family protein produces MAIIQATDTDFQDVLQNNERVVVKYFADWCGNCRLFSPKFKRMAANEEFANVAFVDVNAENSPEARKLAGVTNLPFFAVFKNGELVEGAATSKEEYVVSMVQKLA; encoded by the coding sequence ATGGCTATCATTCAAGCAACAGATACAGATTTCCAGGACGTGCTCCAGAATAATGAGCGCGTAGTGGTGAAATATTTTGCCGATTGGTGCGGGAACTGCCGCCTTTTTTCGCCTAAGTTCAAGCGCATGGCCGCCAACGAGGAGTTTGCCAACGTGGCCTTTGTAGACGTGAACGCTGAAAACAGCCCCGAGGCCCGTAAACTGGCCGGGGTGACCAACCTTCCTTTCTTTGCCGTGTTCAAAAACGGCGAGCTGGTAGAAGGCGCCGCCACCAGCAAGGAAGAATACGTGGTAAGCATGGTGCAAAAACTAGCGTAA
- a CDS encoding DUF6952 family protein: MKIPAIKKLVETQTIENLRQAEEQLLNEETPAFDIEGEDEGEKLTHVFGAIWILNHMGDHKVDFKTALREFTQKVRVSIN; encoded by the coding sequence ATGAAAATACCTGCCATTAAAAAGCTGGTGGAAACCCAGACCATAGAAAACCTTCGCCAGGCCGAAGAGCAACTCCTCAACGAGGAAACCCCGGCCTTTGACATTGAGGGCGAAGACGAGGGCGAGAAACTGACCCACGTGTTTGGTGCCATCTGGATCCTCAACCACATGGGTGACCATAAGGTAGATTTCAAGACCGCCCTGCGCGAGTTCACCCAAAAAGTGCGGGTGTCTATTAACTAA
- a CDS encoding TetR/AcrR family transcriptional regulator, translating to MTFKQTVLQELFSLIRQEGLSDLNEQEILSRIDISSATFKEFFQSMEDMVTQVVAFDLESRKQEHERLFDREPSPVRRLLIMVQMGLESLQESKPSLLMEIQQYYPNAWTLYWNHSNDYTAHVLYNILNDGVLTKELRSDLNIQLVTKIMLEQLSMLVNPGIFPPDKYNISEVFRSIFLYYIRGLCSEEGMKKVEDFFSKLK from the coding sequence ATGACCTTCAAGCAAACCGTCTTACAGGAGTTGTTCAGCTTAATAAGGCAAGAAGGCCTCAGTGATTTAAATGAGCAGGAGATCCTTTCGCGCATTGACATCTCTTCGGCTACCTTCAAAGAGTTTTTCCAAAGCATGGAAGACATGGTTACCCAAGTGGTGGCCTTTGACTTGGAAAGCCGTAAGCAAGAGCACGAGCGGCTGTTTGACCGTGAACCCAGCCCGGTACGCCGCCTGCTGATCATGGTACAAATGGGCCTGGAGTCGCTTCAGGAATCAAAGCCGTCGCTTTTGATGGAGATTCAGCAATATTACCCCAATGCCTGGACGCTGTACTGGAATCATTCCAATGACTATACGGCCCATGTGCTTTATAATATCCTGAATGACGGCGTGTTAACCAAAGAGCTCAGAAGCGACCTCAACATTCAGCTGGTGACCAAGATCATGCTGGAGCAACTGTCAATGCTGGTGAACCCCGGTATTTTCCCGCCAGATAAGTACAACATCTCTGAAGTGTTCCGCAGCATTTTCCTGTACTACATACGGGGGCTTTGCTCAGAGGAGGGCATGAAAAAAGTGGAGGACTTCTTCTCCAAGTTAAAATAA
- a CDS encoding carotenoid biosynthesis protein, whose amino-acid sequence MISALSAPASSFRARYLPWAVGVLFLFYCVGFWGMGFSAYEDWFKALVPFNLLLTNTLLFLFHRGWTRSFWLFAFTAWWVGMAFEWVGVHTGLMFGEYVYGPTLGLKLWEVPVLIGVNWLMLVYASGHVVQKVASHWLVKSVLGAAHMVLLDYFIEPVAVRFDFWSWHAEAIPFSNFIGWFLVALLLQVYFHRSSFLKDNPMAPWVFLVQLLFFAGLSFMV is encoded by the coding sequence ATGATTTCCGCGCTTTCTGCCCCGGCTTCTTCTTTCAGGGCCCGCTACCTGCCCTGGGCGGTGGGCGTGCTGTTTCTGTTTTACTGCGTGGGTTTCTGGGGGATGGGCTTTAGTGCCTATGAAGACTGGTTCAAGGCCTTGGTGCCATTTAATCTGTTGCTGACTAACACGTTGCTTTTCCTGTTCCACCGGGGCTGGACCCGCTCTTTCTGGCTATTTGCTTTTACGGCCTGGTGGGTGGGCATGGCCTTTGAATGGGTGGGGGTGCACACGGGCCTTATGTTTGGCGAGTACGTCTATGGCCCTACGCTGGGCTTGAAACTGTGGGAAGTGCCGGTGCTCATTGGCGTGAACTGGTTGATGCTGGTATATGCCTCGGGGCACGTGGTGCAGAAAGTGGCGTCGCATTGGTTGGTAAAATCGGTGCTGGGCGCTGCGCATATGGTGTTGCTGGATTACTTTATTGAGCCCGTGGCCGTGCGGTTTGACTTCTGGTCGTGGCACGCCGAGGCCATTCCCTTTTCTAACTTTATTGGCTGGTTTCTGGTGGCGCTGCTGTTGCAGGTGTATTTTCACCGGTCCTCTTTCCTGAAAGATAACCCCATGGCCCCGTGGGTTTTTCTGGTGCAATTGCTGTTCTTTGCAGGCCTGTCTTTCATGGTGTAA